The window ATGAGCACTAAGTAACTGAGTCCCACACCAAAGCATTGCACAATCATTGCCAAATCAAACAAAGGTGATAAAGAAGGGTATGTGAGCATGCATAGTGTGAAGAAGGATGAGTTTCTTGGATTGATCAACGTCTTGGAGCATTTAGCCAAAATGAATAGCCCAAATCCAGAAGTAACTGCTGCTATCAAAGTAAGCAGCGCCCCTATCACAACACCATCGTTCCTGAAGGCAAATGGAATAGCTAAAAGACCGGCACCAATGATAGTCTTAACCAAGTTGACCGTAGAAGAAGCGGGAGTACCAGTCGGATCCATCTTGGGTCCTTCGGTTATTTAGTTGTTGTATTGTATAAGAGACAagttttcaacaattcaaaTGAATTAATATCCAGACCATAGAACAAAGATAGACAAGACAATAATGGTTCTTGGGAATGGATCCCATAAGGAGGGAGTATCAAGTAGAATTGATAATGTTATTGAGAATGAAGCTGAGATTGTACGGTTGATACAGCAAGATGGACGACTCCGAGACACAGGGAATGGTGGCGATATACATTCGATAATCAATGAAGATAGTGAACTTCGAGAGGAGTTCGAGGAGATATTACAACGGTTTCATGAGAAACAGAAACCTGAAAGTACCTGCGAAAGCCCTTTGTCGCTGCCAATGGAACAAGAAGTGGTTCCTCCCGAGAATTTTAGCCATGTAGCTGGAGAGATCTACCGCAGCAGCTTTCCAAGAGTCGAGAACTTTACATTCTTACAACATAGACTGCGGTTGAAATCTATCCTAGTCCTTATACCAGAAGCTTACCCCCCAGAGAACgaagaatttctcaaacAAGCTGGG of the Torulaspora delbrueckii CBS 1146 chromosome 7, complete genome genome contains:
- the SIW14 gene encoding putative tyrosine protein phosphatase SIW14 (similar to Saccharomyces cerevisiae SIW14 (YNL032W); ancestral locus Anc_2.296) encodes the protein MVLGNGSHKEGVSSRIDNVIENEAEIVRLIQQDGRLRDTGNGGDIHSIINEDSELREEFEEILQRFHEKQKPESTCESPLSLPMEQEVVPPENFSHVAGEIYRSSFPRVENFTFLQHRLRLKSILVLIPEAYPPENEEFLKQAGIQLFQVGMSGNKEPFVNIPSDLLTQALEIVLNPKNQPILIHCNRGKHRTGCLIGCIRKLQNWSLTMIFDEYRRFAFPKARALDQQFIEMYDDQEIISTANSRDWLPIQW